A window of Brevibacterium ihuae contains these coding sequences:
- the hutI gene encoding imidazolonepropionase, translating to MALLITTIPELVTNDPEAPDILGVIEDAALLVEDGTVAWVGPEASLPAEVRARAQETVEAGGAVIPGFVDSHNHLVFAGDRSAEFAARMAGESYSAGGIRTTVAATRAAPEAELEANLVHLVEQAERSGTTTFEIKTGYGLTLADEIRGLEIIRRHTDEATLLAAHVVPPEFAADPDGYVDLVIEEIIPAAVGLAKWIDVFCEEGAFTEEQTARILAAGVAHGMRPRLHANQLTAGGALQLAAAHGCASADHATFASDADLAALAAAGTVVTLLPGVEFSTRQPYPDARRYLAAGVTLAIASDCNPGSCFTSSLPFCIALAVRDMHFTVEQAVWAATAGGAAALERTDVGRLTPGARADLSILDAPSYRHLAYRPGVQLIAEVRRAGERIAGSPVKNSVERATR from the coding sequence GTGGCCCTGCTCATCACCACGATCCCGGAACTCGTGACGAACGATCCCGAGGCGCCCGACATCCTCGGCGTCATCGAGGACGCGGCCCTGCTCGTCGAGGACGGCACCGTCGCCTGGGTCGGACCCGAGGCCTCGCTCCCCGCCGAGGTGCGCGCCCGCGCGCAGGAGACCGTGGAGGCCGGCGGCGCCGTGATCCCCGGCTTCGTCGACAGCCACAACCACCTCGTGTTCGCCGGCGACCGCTCCGCGGAGTTCGCCGCCCGGATGGCTGGCGAGTCCTACTCCGCCGGCGGCATCCGCACCACCGTCGCCGCGACCCGCGCCGCCCCCGAGGCCGAGCTCGAGGCCAACCTCGTCCACCTCGTGGAGCAGGCGGAGCGCTCCGGCACCACGACCTTCGAGATCAAGACCGGCTACGGGCTCACCCTCGCCGACGAGATCCGCGGACTCGAGATCATCCGCCGCCACACCGACGAGGCGACCCTGCTCGCCGCCCACGTCGTGCCGCCCGAGTTCGCCGCGGACCCCGACGGCTACGTCGACCTCGTGATCGAGGAGATCATCCCCGCCGCGGTCGGCCTCGCGAAATGGATCGACGTGTTCTGCGAGGAGGGCGCCTTCACCGAGGAGCAGACCGCGCGCATCCTCGCCGCCGGCGTCGCCCACGGGATGCGCCCCCGCCTCCACGCCAACCAGCTCACCGCCGGCGGGGCGCTGCAGCTCGCCGCCGCCCACGGGTGCGCCTCGGCAGACCACGCGACCTTCGCCTCGGACGCGGACCTCGCAGCACTCGCCGCCGCCGGCACCGTCGTCACCCTGCTGCCGGGCGTCGAGTTCTCCACCCGCCAGCCCTACCCGGATGCCCGCCGGTACCTCGCCGCCGGGGTGACGCTCGCGATCGCGAGCGACTGCAACCCCGGCTCGTGCTTCACGAGCAGCCTCCCGTTCTGCATCGCGCTCGCCGTGCGCGACATGCACTTCACCGTCGAGCAGGCCGTCTGGGCCGCCACCGCCGGCGGTGCGGCCGCCCTCGAACGCACCGACGTCGGCCGCCTCACCCCCGGTGCCCGCGCCGACCTGAGCATCCTCGACGCCCCGTCCTACCGCCACCTCGCCTACCGGCCCGGCGTCCAGCTCATCGCCGAGGTGCGCCGCGCCGGTGAGCGGATCGCCGGCTCCCCGGTGAAGAACTCAGTCGAAAGGGCCACCCGATGA
- a CDS encoding Rib/alpha-like domain-containing protein, producing MSSMSNRRPRRSLRRGAAGISLALAVALAPGAVPTILMAPASAAVGADGQTQIGVPEYRTAGNAAVEELYRNADPSVPRPGNMDIWPTDDINQSLNIQTQSNQQSCAVTMMGQSQGFPMRADGVYADVDRNFAQTTPLVTRNFYDQRPHFDNGYMLTRPATDADSEDSLTTSGRVQVTRADAGHLTLAMDGWGNKIGVSSPNNIMQHSRLRLATKEPIENFRLVLRMDKRAKVDTRITTMGNWNGWWAPGYTQAPSSNFTITYETDADGLTYAVIEADEVPAESWATVTFRGEVLADDFAEGGQLYSWSAATADFSTLQCEAPLPQWDKQTVRPGDSVTVENTGDAIPQGTQPDATTAVANPPEGWGEIAIDAETGVLTAEVPGDAAPGDYTFPVEMTYGDGTTKTVEVTITVLPMPTYEDTTVQQGEEKTVPVPVDQSGEPLPEGTEFAPGEGGPDWATVNEDGTITVNPGYDVPEGEYTVPVVVTRPDGSTENVEAKVTVENPNDPAYETETVDQGETVTVPAPTNPDGSSLPEGSEFAPGDDVPDWVTVNEDGTLTVSPGTDVTPGGHTFPVVVTYPDGSEETIQVTVVVNNPNDPAYETGIVDQGETITIPTPTNPDGSALPEGTEFAPGEDVPDWVTVNEDGTLTVSPGANVTPGGHTFPVVVTYPDGTSETIDVTVVVNNPNDPAYETGIVDQGETITIPTPTNPDGSALPEGSEFAPGDDTPDWVTVNEDGTLTVSPGADVTPGGHTFPIVVTYPDGSEETIQVTVVVNNPNDPAYETGIVDQGETITIPTPTNPDGSALPGGSEYAPGDDTPDWVTVNEDGTLTVSPGADVTPGGHTFPVVVTYPDGTSETIQVTVVVNNPNTPIYEDGEVDQGETITIPTPENPDGSPLPEGTEFAPGDDTPDWVTVNEDGTITVSPDESVTPGDHTFPVVVTYPDGSEETVDVTVTVNNPNDPVYENGEVEQGETITIPTPENPDGSPLPEGTEFAPGDDTPDWVTVNEDGTLTVSPGTDVEPGEHTFPVVVTYPDGSSETIEVTVTVTEPGDNGTGPGDDDNGSDDSNPGDGPSDEPGPKPGDDGDDAPNQDPGDRDQGDRDDSPLPRTGVDVAATIAAAVLLLGVGAGLILRARRRS from the coding sequence ATGTCCTCCATGTCCAACCGTCGTCCTCGCCGCTCGCTCCGTCGCGGAGCCGCCGGCATCTCACTCGCACTGGCGGTCGCACTGGCACCCGGCGCCGTGCCCACCATCCTCATGGCCCCCGCCTCCGCGGCGGTCGGCGCCGACGGACAGACCCAGATCGGCGTCCCCGAGTACCGCACGGCCGGCAACGCCGCGGTCGAGGAGCTCTACCGCAATGCCGATCCGAGCGTCCCGCGCCCCGGGAACATGGACATCTGGCCCACCGACGACATCAACCAGAGCCTCAACATCCAGACCCAGTCGAACCAGCAGTCCTGCGCCGTGACGATGATGGGCCAGTCCCAGGGCTTCCCCATGCGGGCCGACGGCGTCTACGCCGATGTCGACCGCAATTTCGCGCAGACGACTCCGCTGGTCACGCGCAACTTCTACGATCAGCGTCCGCACTTCGACAACGGCTACATGCTCACCCGCCCCGCCACGGATGCCGATTCGGAGGACAGCCTCACCACCTCCGGTCGCGTGCAGGTCACCCGCGCCGATGCCGGTCACCTCACCCTCGCCATGGACGGCTGGGGCAACAAGATCGGCGTCTCCTCGCCGAACAACATCATGCAGCACTCCCGCCTGCGCCTGGCGACCAAGGAGCCGATCGAGAACTTCCGACTCGTCCTCCGGATGGACAAGCGCGCGAAGGTCGACACGCGCATCACCACCATGGGCAACTGGAACGGCTGGTGGGCGCCGGGCTACACGCAGGCTCCCTCCAGCAACTTCACCATCACCTACGAGACCGATGCGGACGGCCTCACCTACGCCGTCATCGAAGCCGACGAGGTGCCGGCCGAGTCGTGGGCCACCGTCACCTTCCGCGGCGAGGTCCTCGCAGATGACTTCGCCGAGGGCGGCCAGCTCTACTCGTGGTCGGCCGCGACTGCGGACTTCTCCACCCTCCAGTGCGAGGCGCCGCTGCCCCAGTGGGACAAGCAGACCGTGCGCCCGGGCGACTCGGTGACCGTCGAGAACACCGGGGACGCCATCCCGCAGGGCACTCAGCCGGATGCGACCACCGCCGTCGCGAACCCGCCCGAAGGCTGGGGCGAGATCGCGATCGACGCCGAGACCGGAGTGCTCACCGCCGAGGTCCCCGGCGACGCGGCCCCCGGCGACTACACCTTCCCCGTCGAGATGACCTACGGCGACGGCACCACGAAGACCGTCGAGGTCACCATCACCGTGCTCCCGATGCCGACCTACGAGGACACCACCGTCCAGCAGGGCGAGGAGAAGACCGTCCCCGTACCCGTCGACCAGAGCGGTGAGCCGCTGCCCGAGGGCACGGAGTTCGCCCCCGGTGAGGGCGGCCCGGACTGGGCGACCGTGAACGAGGACGGCACCATCACTGTCAATCCCGGATACGACGTCCCCGAGGGCGAGTACACCGTGCCCGTCGTCGTCACCCGCCCCGACGGCTCGACCGAGAACGTCGAGGCGAAGGTCACCGTGGAGAACCCGAACGATCCGGCCTACGAGACCGAGACGGTCGATCAGGGTGAGACGGTCACCGTCCCCGCGCCGACGAACCCGGACGGCTCGTCACTGCCGGAGGGCTCAGAGTTCGCTCCGGGTGACGACGTGCCGGACTGGGTGACGGTGAATGAGGACGGCACGCTGACCGTGTCCCCGGGCACGGATGTGACCCCGGGCGGGCACACCTTCCCGGTGGTCGTGACCTACCCGGACGGCTCGGAGGAGACGATCCAGGTCACGGTGGTCGTCAACAACCCGAACGATCCGGCCTACGAGACCGGCATCGTCGATCAGGGTGAGACGATCACGATCCCGACCCCGACCAACCCGGACGGATCCGCGCTGCCCGAGGGCACCGAGTTCGCCCCCGGCGAGGACGTGCCGGACTGGGTGACGGTGAACGAGGACGGCACGCTGACCGTGTCCCCGGGCGCGAATGTGACCCCGGGCGGGCACACCTTCCCGGTGGTTGTGACCTACCCGGACGGAACCTCCGAGACGATCGACGTCACGGTGGTCGTCAACAACCCGAACGATCCGGCTTACGAGACCGGCATCGTCGATCAGGGCGAGACGATCACGATCCCGACCCCGACCAACCCGGACGGATCCGCGCTGCCCGAGGGCTCCGAGTTCGCCCCGGGTGACGACACGCCGGACTGGGTGACGGTGAATGAGGACGGCACGTTGACCGTGTCCCCGGGTGCCGATGTGACCCCGGGCGGGCACACCTTCCCGATCGTCGTGACCTACCCGGACGGCTCGGAGGAGACGATCCAGGTCACCGTGGTCGTCAACAACCCGAACGATCCGGCCTACGAGACCGGCATCGTCGATCAGGGCGAGACGATCACCATCCCGACCCCGACCAACCCGGACGGCTCCGCGCTGCCCGGAGGCTCTGAGTACGCCCCGGGTGACGACACGCCGGACTGGGTGACGGTGAATGAGGACGGCACGCTGACCGTGTCCCCGGGCGCCGATGTGACCCCGGGCGGGCACACCTTCCCCGTCGTGGTGACCTACCCGGACGGAACCTCCGAGACGATCCAGGTCACCGTGGTCGTCAACAACCCGAACACTCCGATCTACGAGGACGGCGAGGTCGACCAGGGTGAGACGATCACCATCCCGACCCCGGAGAACCCGGACGGCTCACCGCTGCCCGAGGGCACCGAGTTCGCCCCCGGCGACGACACGCCGGACTGGGTCACGGTGAACGAGGACGGCACGATCACGGTGTCCCCGGATGAGTCGGTGACCCCGGGTGACCACACCTTCCCGGTCGTGGTGACCTACCCGGACGGCTCCGAGGAGACGGTCGACGTCACTGTCACCGTGAACAACCCGAACGATCCGGTCTACGAGAACGGTGAGGTCGAGCAGGGTGAGACGATCACCATCCCGACCCCGGAGAACCCGGACGGCTCACCGCTGCCCGAGGGTACCGAGTTCGCCCCCGGCGACGACACGCCGGACTGGGTCACGGTGAACGAGGACGGCACGCTGACCGTGTCCCCGGGCACCGACGTGGAGCCCGGCGAACACACCTTCCCGGTCGTCGTGACCTACCCGGACGGCTCCTCCGAGACCATCGAGGTCACCGTCACGGTCACCGAACCCGGTGACAACGGCACCGGACCCGGTGACGACGACAACGGCTCCGACGACTCGAACCCGGGCGACGGCCCCTCGGACGAGCCCGGCCCCAAGCCCGGTGACGACGGCGACGACGCGCCGAACCAGGACCCGGGTGACCGGGACCAGGGTGACCGGGACGACAGTCCGCTGCCGCGCACCGGAGTCGACGTCGCTGCGACGATCGCCGCCGCGGTGCTCCTGCTCGGAGTCGGCGCGGGCCTGATCCTGCGCGCCCGCCGCCGCAGCTGA
- a CDS encoding carboxylesterase/lipase family protein, which produces MIEPADASRTSAPLVTPPAGPVRGRAASGCSQFLGIPYALPPVGDLRFAAPQSVPRWDGVLDTSEFGPPPPRFSTLGPAAVAPHRDGEDWLTLNIWTPELPGAESAAEATPDAEVAGAVASEARAEGTASGRAGASATEAAGASVSRAAGASATGAAGATAGPGLPVLVWIHGGAYVDGSSAHPAYEGSRLARAGAVVVTLNYRLGIEGFAHFPDAPANRGLLDQVTALEWVRENIAAFGGDPARVTVFGESAGAGSIHMLLTMPAARGLFARAVLQSPPAMVLDAGLATEVTAEFAGLAGVEPTAAGFAALSPAECTDLMARFVRGQTRHAARWGLAVTFAPPLCPVADGEVVPTDPWEALRAGAAAGIEVLIGQTTEEFRFFTAGSAPASEARAAQRVALVGPAGRGEEYTALLGGAGAESGAGAGTGTGAGSGAGEGAAAEPPADASAEPGVPAAEGPSPDTLFEAVQTDRMFTVPTLDAAQAHSDSGGRTFVYVFAARPDGGIGAAHAADIAPLFGNFDGSFAAVTHPRPHDGDRHLGAEMRQAWVRFAASGDPGWPAWDSTHPVRVFDYTSRTDTHPFIDRWRLFADDPARPLGLREA; this is translated from the coding sequence ATGATCGAACCCGCCGATGCGTCCCGCACCTCTGCACCGCTCGTCACACCGCCTGCGGGCCCCGTCCGCGGCCGCGCCGCATCAGGGTGCTCGCAGTTCCTCGGCATCCCCTACGCGCTTCCGCCGGTCGGGGACCTGCGGTTCGCCGCGCCGCAGTCCGTGCCCCGGTGGGACGGGGTGCTCGACACCTCGGAGTTCGGCCCGCCGCCGCCGCGCTTCAGCACACTGGGGCCCGCCGCGGTCGCACCGCACCGGGACGGTGAGGACTGGCTGACCCTGAACATCTGGACGCCGGAGCTGCCGGGAGCGGAGTCGGCGGCAGAGGCGACCCCGGATGCAGAGGTGGCGGGCGCGGTCGCCTCGGAGGCCAGGGCGGAGGGCACCGCGTCAGGCAGAGCGGGTGCTTCGGCGACGGAAGCCGCGGGTGCCTCTGTGTCGAGAGCCGCGGGCGCCTCGGCAACGGGAGCCGCGGGCGCCACTGCGGGTCCCGGCCTGCCGGTGCTCGTGTGGATCCACGGCGGCGCCTATGTCGACGGCTCCTCCGCCCACCCCGCCTACGAGGGCTCGCGTCTCGCCCGGGCCGGCGCGGTCGTCGTCACCCTCAACTACCGGCTGGGGATCGAGGGGTTCGCGCACTTCCCCGACGCCCCGGCGAACCGCGGCCTGCTCGACCAGGTCACGGCACTCGAATGGGTGCGGGAGAACATCGCGGCGTTCGGCGGGGATCCGGCGCGCGTCACGGTGTTCGGCGAGTCCGCGGGCGCCGGGTCGATCCACATGCTCCTCACCATGCCCGCCGCGCGCGGCCTGTTCGCCCGCGCCGTCCTGCAGAGCCCGCCGGCCATGGTCCTCGACGCCGGCCTCGCCACCGAGGTGACCGCGGAGTTCGCCGGGCTCGCCGGGGTGGAGCCGACGGCTGCCGGATTCGCCGCGCTCTCACCGGCGGAGTGCACCGACCTCATGGCCCGGTTCGTGCGGGGGCAGACCCGCCACGCCGCACGCTGGGGGCTCGCGGTGACCTTCGCACCGCCGCTGTGCCCGGTCGCCGACGGTGAGGTGGTGCCCACGGATCCGTGGGAGGCGCTGCGCGCCGGCGCGGCCGCCGGGATCGAGGTGCTCATCGGGCAGACCACCGAGGAGTTCCGCTTCTTCACCGCCGGTTCGGCCCCCGCGTCCGAGGCGCGCGCCGCCCAGCGGGTCGCGCTCGTCGGACCGGCGGGTCGGGGCGAGGAGTACACCGCGCTGCTGGGCGGGGCAGGAGCGGAATCCGGCGCAGGTGCGGGTACGGGTACGGGGGCGGGTTCAGGTGCGGGTGAGGGTGCGGCTGCCGAACCGCCTGCGGACGCGAGCGCCGAACCGGGCGTGCCTGCGGCGGAGGGCCCGTCACCGGACACCCTGTTCGAGGCGGTGCAGACCGACCGCATGTTCACCGTGCCGACCCTCGATGCCGCCCAGGCCCATTCGGACTCCGGCGGTCGGACCTTCGTCTACGTGTTCGCCGCACGGCCCGACGGCGGGATCGGAGCGGCGCACGCCGCGGACATCGCGCCGCTGTTCGGGAACTTCGACGGCAGCTTCGCCGCCGTCACCCATCCGCGTCCGCACGACGGCGACCGGCACCTCGGCGCTGAGATGCGGCAGGCGTGGGTGCGCTTCGCCGCGAGCGGCGACCCGGGCTGGCCGGCCTGGGACAGCACCCACCCGGTGCGGGTCTTCGACTACACCTCGCGCACGGACACGCATCCCTTCATCGACCGCTGGCGCCTGTTCGCCGACGACCCGGCACGCCCCCTCGGGCTCCGCGAGGCCTGA
- a CDS encoding long-chain-fatty-acid--CoA ligase, whose protein sequence is MAAAEQLDVNPVETADVSVAEPGDATGRSARVESAGQVWNTELTPLSFLRRSADVFPHKRALVYGSESLTYAEFAAAVEQRAHALRAAGVEPSDRVAYLVPNLPEMLIAQFAVPLAGAVLVSINTRLAAEEVRYICDHSQARLLVVDAELWPTVAPVADALDTVERIVVAEDPLLAAGTAADANEEDTAGEAADDAARTSGTDAGPARTSGTDAAAEALAHPATVSLAEFLAGADAHTAALPWTVDDENATLSINYTSGTTGQPKGVMYTHRGAYLNAMSEIIHSRHDNASVYLWTLPMFHCNGWCTGWAVAAAGGTQVCLREVRAEVIWGLIDREGVTHLNGAPTVMTTLVNAPEAHALDRTIIATVAGAPPSPTIIWQLEELGFRIVHVYGLTETYGPHTVCEWQEEWDGYDRRSRARVQSRQGVGMLHTDPIRVVAVGGGDELTDVPADGRTIGEIVMRGNNVMKGYFRNPEATAKAFAGGWFHSGDLGVMHPDGYIELRDRAKDIIVSGGENISTVEVEQAIVAHEAVLEAAVIGVPDEKWGERPKAYVVLRAGEELGAEELLDHVRSLLARYKTPREVEFVDALAKSSTGKIQKFELREAAWAGHASRIQG, encoded by the coding sequence GTGGCAGCAGCCGAGCAGTTGGATGTGAACCCGGTGGAAACCGCGGACGTGTCCGTGGCCGAACCGGGGGACGCGACCGGGAGGAGCGCCCGGGTCGAATCCGCGGGCCAGGTGTGGAACACCGAGCTCACCCCGCTGTCCTTCCTGCGCCGCTCGGCCGACGTGTTCCCGCACAAGCGCGCACTCGTCTACGGGTCGGAATCGCTGACCTACGCGGAGTTCGCCGCGGCCGTCGAGCAGCGGGCGCACGCCCTGCGCGCCGCCGGGGTCGAACCCAGTGACCGCGTCGCCTACCTCGTGCCGAATCTGCCGGAGATGCTCATCGCGCAGTTCGCGGTGCCGCTGGCCGGTGCCGTGCTCGTGTCGATCAACACCCGGCTCGCCGCCGAGGAGGTCCGCTACATCTGCGACCACAGCCAGGCGCGACTCCTCGTCGTCGACGCCGAGCTCTGGCCGACGGTCGCCCCGGTGGCCGACGCCCTCGACACCGTCGAGCGGATCGTCGTCGCCGAGGACCCGCTGCTCGCCGCCGGAACCGCCGCAGATGCGAACGAGGAGGACACGGCAGGCGAGGCGGCGGATGACGCGGCCCGCACCTCGGGCACGGATGCCGGGCCGGCCCGCACCTCGGGCACGGATGCCGCAGCCGAGGCGCTCGCCCACCCGGCGACCGTCTCCCTCGCCGAGTTCCTCGCCGGGGCGGACGCGCACACCGCGGCCCTGCCGTGGACGGTGGACGACGAGAATGCCACGCTGTCGATCAACTACACCTCGGGCACCACGGGGCAGCCCAAGGGCGTGATGTACACGCACCGCGGCGCCTACCTCAACGCGATGAGCGAGATCATCCACTCCCGCCACGACAACGCGAGCGTCTACCTGTGGACGCTGCCGATGTTCCACTGCAACGGCTGGTGCACCGGCTGGGCGGTGGCGGCCGCCGGCGGCACCCAGGTGTGCCTGCGCGAGGTCCGCGCCGAGGTGATCTGGGGGCTCATCGACCGCGAGGGCGTCACCCACCTCAACGGGGCGCCGACGGTGATGACGACCCTCGTCAACGCCCCCGAGGCGCACGCGCTCGACCGCACGATCATCGCCACCGTGGCCGGCGCGCCACCGAGCCCGACGATCATCTGGCAGCTCGAGGAGCTCGGCTTCCGGATCGTCCACGTGTACGGCCTGACCGAGACCTACGGCCCGCACACGGTGTGCGAATGGCAGGAGGAATGGGACGGCTACGACCGGCGGTCCCGGGCGCGCGTGCAGTCGCGGCAGGGCGTGGGGATGCTCCACACCGACCCGATCCGCGTGGTCGCCGTGGGCGGCGGGGACGAGCTCACCGACGTGCCGGCCGACGGGCGGACGATCGGGGAGATCGTCATGCGCGGCAACAACGTCATGAAGGGCTACTTCCGCAATCCGGAGGCGACCGCGAAGGCGTTCGCCGGCGGCTGGTTCCACTCCGGGGACCTCGGGGTCATGCACCCGGACGGGTACATCGAGCTGCGCGACCGGGCGAAGGACATCATCGTGTCCGGCGGGGAGAACATCTCCACCGTCGAGGTCGAGCAGGCGATCGTCGCACACGAAGCCGTGCTCGAGGCCGCGGTCATCGGGGTGCCCGACGAGAAGTGGGGCGAGCGGCCCAAGGCATACGTCGTGCTGCGTGCGGGTGAGGAGCTCGGGGCCGAGGAGCTGCTCGACCACGTGCGCTCGCTGCTCGCGCGGTACAAGACGCCGCGGGAGGTCGAGTTCGTCGACGCGCTCGCGAAGTCCTCGACCGGCAAGATCCAGAAGTTCGAGCTCCGCGAGGCCGCCTGGGCCGGCCACGCCAGCCGCATCCAGGGCTGA
- a CDS encoding MFS transporter → MTADSRVTATGASSGPGRAPATPAIDIKKQRRSMLASVTGQLLEWYEWSAYAVFAPFIAGALFNPQNQVSALLSTFGVFAIGFLFRPLGGVVFGRIADRRGRRFVLVTTMLMMAGGSVMIGLLPTFESIGIFASALLLLARVVQGFAHGGESATANSYIAEIAPAHRRGLWGSTVFMTIFGGAIIAFVIGGIITGTLSEPDVQSWGWRIPFLLGAVLAVVALWLRVGMVESQVFQADEATPAVEDPAATRTGSAALHAGLGAESFSAKTLAPLSRPLSIVLIFFLVSGVAASNYTWTSYVSTYAISQEGMDPSGAYWSLVAALVVGLAALPFWGAVSDRVGRRPVLLIFAIGVIVTQFPLMAFIDDRPWTLFVATSIGLFVLSAGASLLACVMAETFPTHARTASIGLAYSLATAVFGGTTPYVNQLAVSQGVPWAANAFILFAAALALWAVTRLPERRAIDLTIVR, encoded by the coding sequence ATGACAGCAGATTCCCGAGTCACCGCCACCGGTGCGTCGAGCGGCCCCGGCCGCGCCCCTGCCACCCCTGCCATCGACATCAAGAAGCAGCGGCGCTCGATGCTCGCGTCCGTCACCGGCCAGCTCCTCGAGTGGTACGAGTGGAGTGCGTACGCGGTGTTCGCCCCGTTCATCGCCGGCGCCCTGTTCAATCCGCAGAATCAGGTCTCCGCGCTGCTCTCGACGTTCGGCGTGTTCGCGATCGGCTTCCTGTTCCGGCCGCTCGGCGGCGTCGTGTTCGGGCGGATCGCCGATAGGCGCGGCCGCCGCTTCGTCCTCGTCACCACCATGCTCATGATGGCCGGCGGCTCGGTGATGATCGGCCTGCTCCCGACCTTCGAATCGATCGGCATCTTCGCCTCCGCGCTCCTGCTGCTCGCCCGCGTGGTCCAGGGCTTCGCCCACGGCGGCGAGTCCGCGACCGCGAACTCCTACATCGCGGAGATCGCCCCGGCCCACCGCCGCGGGCTCTGGGGCTCGACGGTGTTCATGACGATCTTCGGCGGCGCGATCATCGCGTTCGTCATCGGCGGCATCATCACCGGCACCCTCTCCGAGCCCGACGTCCAGTCCTGGGGCTGGCGCATCCCGTTCCTGCTCGGCGCAGTGCTCGCGGTCGTCGCCCTGTGGCTGCGCGTCGGCATGGTCGAGTCGCAGGTGTTCCAGGCCGACGAGGCCACCCCCGCCGTCGAGGACCCGGCCGCCACCCGCACCGGGAGCGCCGCGCTCCACGCCGGCCTCGGCGCGGAGTCCTTCTCCGCGAAGACCCTCGCCCCGCTCAGCCGTCCGCTGTCGATCGTGCTGATCTTCTTCCTCGTCTCCGGCGTCGCGGCGAGCAACTACACGTGGACCTCCTACGTCTCGACCTACGCGATCAGCCAGGAGGGCATGGACCCGTCCGGCGCCTACTGGTCGCTCGTCGCCGCACTCGTCGTCGGCCTGGCCGCCCTCCCGTTCTGGGGTGCGGTGTCCGACCGGGTGGGCCGCCGCCCGGTGCTGCTGATCTTCGCGATCGGCGTCATCGTCACGCAGTTCCCGCTCATGGCCTTCATCGACGACCGCCCGTGGACCCTGTTCGTCGCGACCTCGATCGGCCTGTTCGTGCTGTCCGCCGGTGCCAGCCTGCTCGCCTGCGTCATGGCCGAGACCTTCCCCACCCACGCGCGCACCGCGAGCATCGGCCTGGCCTACTCGCTCGCCACCGCGGTGTTCGGCGGCACCACGCCCTACGTCAACCAGCTCGCCGTGTCCCAGGGCGTGCCGTGGGCGGCCAACGCGTTCATCCTGTTCGCCGCCGCGCTCGCCCTGTGGGCGGTCACCCGCCTGCCCGAGCGCCGGGCCATCGACCTGACGATCGTCCGCTGA